In Streptomyces sclerotialus, one genomic interval encodes:
- a CDS encoding helix-turn-helix transcriptional regulator, translating to MSDATAPVAAFLTVKRAASYLGISENTLYVWRHRRQGPPSFRMGGRVMYRVSALDAWIGQQEAADSRSNPLLSPLEREPQHRSRVAA from the coding sequence ATGTCTGACGCCACCGCCCCTGTCGCGGCTTTCCTGACAGTCAAGAGGGCAGCCTCTTACCTCGGTATCTCTGAGAACACTCTGTACGTGTGGCGGCATAGGCGGCAGGGGCCGCCCAGTTTCCGCATGGGCGGCAGGGTCATGTATCGGGTCTCCGCGCTCGACGCGTGGATAGGTCAGCAAGAGGCTGCTGACTCGCGGTCGAATCCGCTGCTGAGTCCACTGGAGCGCGAGCCGCAGCATCGGTCGCGGGTCGCTGCTTGA
- a CDS encoding tyrosine-type recombinase/integrase — MPGYVEDRWLKKRKDPITGKRERTTRYGKGKRYRVAGIPGVRDRSFETLEDAKAWLRRSSTDEERGEFVDPRDGSIALADYIAKFWAPAAGAAPKTRQGQERRVRLHIVPHLGHLPLRQVTAAELRAFLAKLDATVLSVDYRRAILGELSAILETAVDDRRIVRNPMRSKSVRWPKASKERREAWSLETALRVRDLINDRHRIAVVLGLGCGLRQGEVFGVGPEDIDWARGILHVRKQVQALGGKLYYALPKGGKTRSVDMPASVAAELRQHIEHFPPVEVELPWGGPGEDMARKKFPLLLTSRFGNAVAVNTWNTYVWKPALAKAGVIPPQAEGAKPWQWAAAPKDGFHVLRHTYASVMLEAGESVVTLARWLGHSSPTITLDHYAHFMPEAGNRGRGAIDALFGGGESGVVVSGRNSPETPQGGSGWIARSEGLVGPS; from the coding sequence GTGCCGGGGTACGTAGAAGACAGGTGGCTCAAGAAGCGGAAGGACCCGATAACCGGGAAGAGGGAACGGACTACCCGCTACGGGAAGGGGAAGCGATACCGGGTCGCCGGCATCCCCGGGGTCCGAGATCGGTCGTTCGAGACCTTGGAGGATGCCAAGGCGTGGCTTCGTCGGTCTTCCACGGATGAGGAGCGGGGCGAGTTCGTGGACCCGCGCGATGGGTCCATTGCGCTCGCCGACTACATCGCCAAGTTCTGGGCGCCGGCTGCGGGAGCGGCTCCGAAGACTCGGCAGGGGCAGGAGCGGCGGGTTCGGCTCCATATCGTTCCGCACCTGGGGCATCTGCCTCTCAGGCAGGTGACGGCAGCCGAACTGCGCGCGTTCCTAGCAAAGTTGGACGCGACAGTCTTGTCGGTCGACTATCGGCGAGCGATTCTGGGCGAGCTGTCCGCGATTTTGGAGACTGCCGTGGACGACCGGCGGATCGTCAGGAATCCGATGCGGTCGAAGTCGGTGCGATGGCCGAAGGCGTCGAAGGAGCGTCGCGAGGCATGGTCGCTGGAGACCGCACTCCGCGTCCGGGACCTGATCAATGACCGACACCGGATAGCGGTGGTGCTCGGCCTGGGATGCGGGCTGCGCCAAGGAGAGGTGTTCGGCGTCGGCCCGGAGGACATCGACTGGGCGCGAGGCATCCTGCACGTCCGGAAGCAGGTGCAGGCCCTCGGTGGGAAGCTGTACTACGCCCTTCCGAAGGGTGGGAAGACCCGCAGTGTGGACATGCCCGCCTCAGTGGCTGCAGAGCTGAGGCAGCACATCGAGCACTTTCCTCCGGTGGAGGTGGAGCTCCCTTGGGGAGGGCCGGGCGAGGACATGGCACGCAAGAAATTCCCGCTTCTGCTGACCTCTCGCTTCGGCAATGCTGTCGCGGTGAACACGTGGAACACCTACGTGTGGAAGCCAGCCCTCGCGAAGGCCGGCGTCATCCCGCCGCAGGCCGAAGGCGCGAAGCCCTGGCAGTGGGCGGCGGCACCCAAGGACGGCTTCCATGTGCTGCGGCACACGTACGCCTCAGTGATGTTGGAGGCGGGGGAGTCGGTGGTTACGCTCGCGCGGTGGCTGGGGCACTCGTCGCCGACCATCACGCTGGACCACTACGCGCACTTCATGCCGGAGGCCGGTAATAGGGGGCGGGGTGCCATCGACGCTCTGTTCGGAGGTGGGGAGAGCGGCGTCGTCGTCAGCGGCCGAAACTCCCCAGAAACTCCCCAGGGGGGTTCAGGGTGGATCGCCAGGTCGGAGGGCCTTGTCGGTCCGTCGTGA